The Pecten maximus chromosome 12, xPecMax1.1, whole genome shotgun sequence genome includes a region encoding these proteins:
- the LOC117340014 gene encoding probable E3 ubiquitin-protein ligase TRIM8 has translation MAEGGTSHEVPDSPAPPREARLLDCPICLEQLHEPKSLPCLHSFCQECLSTFITKDLSGKMASATAFPCPVCRKMTQPVNPSEDKEKWAQQFPANVIVKDLVKPTALEPMFCKPCEKKGKPGTPATIWCKTCNVLFCTTCKVDYHDLIHEGCETMDVKGKKGITPRQVTEQIRCEKHTKKMCYYCEDHQILGCSRCITIDHRRCDVVTTTQEYCDKLKTESRLEDRKESLQKTMEDIKLLVKTFGEKLQILLEDQNSGFDGITDLRKQVDLRLDAMQKDITDKLVSSYKQEKENLDLSIQKCERLMSSIENTVESSETAVQRNDSVNTILMYQRGQAEMESCQNLITEIRMSFSSIRIKHVVDPSLLRLDEDIPLSLGNITVVKHIEPLPDGIRSARPLSECDVKEVCKFSIKCTSDRKDCTSFGVVYLSDDHIVLGDYSNNKIKLFTAAGKFEDEVKVEGRPYDMCRIDDHTVAVGNYTIPVIRVFRIESSKLTLTSEIKMSNGIQPRAVTYTGDEFVVSSVNQLYRVQQNGDSESINCSVVNCLHLAYDPDTRHIYGSQNTSTNGDVAVYRLSGGTRSEMTKVGLLKGALGLDVDIDGNVYVCGQASTNVIQMSCDGTNVRELLTSSDGVDTPRAISVCGTNLWLQMNHDRKGMKYACLNFTDQ, from the coding sequence atGGCTGAAGGTGGAACCTCTCACGAAGTACCCGACAGTCCCGCACCTCCAAGGGAAGCCCGACTGTTAGATTGTCCAATTTGTCTGGAGCAGCTGCACGAACCAAAGTCCCTCCCGTGTCTTCATTCCTTCTGTCAGGAATGTCTGTCCACCTTCATCACCAAAGACCTGTCGGGAAAGATGGCGTCGGCGACTGCCTTCCCTTGTCCTGTGTGTAGGAAGATGACACAGCCTGTCAACCCGTCGGAGGACAAGGAGAAATGGGCTCAACAATTCCCAGCCAATGTAATAGTAAAAGATCTGGTAAAGCCCACAGCACTTGAGCCGATGTTCTGTAAACCTTGTGAGAAGAAAGGGAAACCTGGGACTCCAGCCACGATCTGGTGTAAAACTTGTAACGTCTTGTTCTGTACAACATGTAAAGTCGATTATCACGATTTGATTCACGAAGGATGTGAAACAATGGACGTAAAAGGGAAGAAAGGAATTACTCCGAGACAAGTAACAGAACAGATCCGATGTGAAAAACACACGAAGAAGATGTGTTATTATTGTGAGGATCATCAGATACTTGGCTGTAGTAGATGTATCACCATAGACCACAGACGATGTGACGTAGTGACAACGACACAGGAATACTGTGACAAACTGAAGACGGAGTCACGACTGGAGGATCGAAAAGAATCACTACAGAAGACAATGGAGGATATCAAGTTGCTCGTCAAAACATTTGGCGAGAAACTTCAAATCCTCCTAGAAGATCAAAATTCTGGATTTGATGGTATAACAGATTTACGAAAACAGGTCGACCTACGTCTTGACGCCATGCAGAAGGACATCACAGACAAACTGGTATCGTCTTATAAACAAGAAAAGGAAAATCTGGACTTGTCTATTCAGAAATGTGAACGTCTGATGTCATCCATTGAGAACACAGTAGAAAGCTCCGAGACAGCAGTTCAGAGGAATGATAGCGTAAACACAATACTGATGTATCAGAGAGGCCAGGCGGAAATGGAATCCTGCCAGAACCTGATCACGGAAATAAGGATGTCATTCTCCTCTATCAGGATCAAGCATGTCGTAGATCCGAGTCTTCTCAGGTTGGATGAAGATATTCCACTGTCATTGGGAAACATCACAGTAGTGAAACATATAGAACCGCTACCAGACGGAATACGTAGTGCGCGACCCTTGTCGGAATGTGATGTAAAAGAGGTATGCAAGTTTAGCATTAAGTGTACATCAGATAGAAAAGATTGCACTTCATTTGgtgttgtttatttatcggACGATCATATTGTTCTCGGAGATTATAGTAACAACAAAATCAAGCTGTTTACAGCTGCCGGCAAATTTGAGGATGAAGTCAAAGTTGAAGGTAGGCCATATGACATGTGTCGTATCGACGATCACACAGTAGCGGTCGGTAATTACACTATTCCTGTTATACGTGTCTTCAGGATTGAGTCATCAAAATTAACTTTGACGTCAGAGATAAAGATGTCAAATGGTATACAACCTAGAGCTGTAACATATACAGGTGATGAGTTTGTGGTGAGCTCTGTGAATCAACTGTACCGTGTACAACAGAATGGGGACTCGGAATCTATTAACTGTTCCGTTGTTAACTGCCTCCATCTTGCGTATGATCCAGACACCCGACACATATATGGCAGCCAAAACACATCCACAAATGGCGATGTAGCTGTTTACAGACTTTCAGGTGGTACACGTTCAGAAATGACTAAGGTCGGTTTGTTGAAAGGAGCACTGGGATTAGACGTCGATATTGACGGTAATGTGTACGTGTGTGGGCAGGCATCCACTAACGTGATACAGATGTCATGTGACGGTACAAACGTCAGAGAACTGCTGACGTCATCAGACGGTGTAGACACACCAAGGGCGATATCTGTGTGTGGAACAAATTTGTGGTTACAAATGAATCACGACAGAAAAGGAATGAAGTACGCGTGTTTGAACTTTACTGATCAGTAA
- the LOC117339705 gene encoding LOW QUALITY PROTEIN: uncharacterized protein LOC117339705 (The sequence of the model RefSeq protein was modified relative to this genomic sequence to represent the inferred CDS: deleted 1 base in 1 codon) has product MAEGGIPHDLSDSLGPPRETRLLDCPICLEKLHEPKSLPCLHSFCQECLSIYITKDLSGKMASATAFPCPVCRKLTQPVNPSEDKGKWAQQFPANVTVKDLVKAPTLEPMYCKPCGKKGKPGIPATIWCKTCNVLFCTTCKVDHHDLILEGCETVDVTGKEGIPPRQVTEQIRCEKHTKEVDYYCEDHQILGCSRCITIDHRRCDVVTTTHEYCDKLKTESRLEDRKESLQKTMEGIKLLVKTFGEKLQILLEDQNSGFDSLTDLRKQVDLRLDAMQKDITDKLVSSYKQEKENLDLSIQKCERLMSSIENTVESSETAVQKNDSVNTILMYQRGQAEIESYQNLITEIRKSFASVRIKHVVDPSLVRLDKDSPLSLGNVIIEEKPEQLPKGISTMRPLCECDVKEVGKFSIKCPSDGRDCPATGIVYLPDDHIVVSDYNNKNIKLFTASGKCLDEMKVPGHPYDMCCIDDDTVAVTIDNSDIHIIKVNHAKLTSSSKIKLSNGTYPYGITYSNEAFTVSTPTDVYRVGKDGVSNKIASYPNNCCHLAYDPRTGHIYGGQWTSEDGDVAVYRLSDSKLTSISKVGLLKYVFGVDVDRDGNVYVCGRTSNNVVQMSGDGTNVRELLTSSDGVDKPKAISLFGNKFVVTNQSSQNRNEVRVFELYRSRNDGVKTILMYQRGSCIHAIKYQHSKLTMSSKIKLSSGKIPFGLTYSNEALL; this is encoded by the exons ATGGCTGAAGGCGGAATCCCTCATGATCTTTCCGACAGTCTCGGACCTCCGAGGGAGACCCGGCTGTTGGATTGTCCGATCTGTCTGGAGAAGCTGCACGAACCTAAGTCACTCCCGTGTCTTCATTCTTTCTGTCAGGAATGTCTGTCAATCTACATCACAAAAGACCTGTCGGGGAAGATGGCGTCGGCGACTGCCTTCCCTTGTCCTGTGTGTAGGAAGTTGACACAGCCTGTCAACCCGTCGGAGGACAAGGGGAAATGGGCTCAACAATTCCCAGCCAATGTAACAGTGAAAGATCTGGTAAAGGCCCCGACACTTGAGCCGATGTACTGTAAGCCTTGCGGGAAGAAAGGAAAACCTGGGATTCCAGCCACGATCTGGTGTAAAACTTGTAACGTCCTGTTCTGTACAACATGTAAAGTCGATCATCACGATTTGATTCTTGAAGGGTGTGAAACAGTAGATGTAACAGGGAAGGAAGGAATTCCTCCGCGACAAGTAACCGAACAGATCCGATGTGAAAAGCATACGAAGGAGGTCGATTACTATTGTGAGGATCATCAGATACTTGGCTGTAGTAGATGTATCACCATAGATCACAGGCGATGTGACGTAGTGACGACGACACATGAATACTGTGACAAACTAAAGACGGAGTCACGACTGGAGGATCGAAAAGAATCACTACAGAAGACAATGGAGGGTATCAAGTTACTCGTCAAAACATTTGGCGAGAAACTTCAAATCCTCCTAGAAGATCAAAATTCTGGATTTGACAGTTTAACAGATCTTCGAAAACAGGTCGACCTACGTCTTGACGCCATGCAGAAGGACATCACAGACAAACTGGTATCGTCTTATAAGCAAGAAAAGGAAAATCTGGACTTGTCTATTCAGAAATGTGAACGTCTGATGTCATCCATTGAGAACACAGTAGAAAGCTCCGAGACAGCTGTTCAGAAGAATGATAGTGTAAACACAATATTGATGTACCAGAGAGGCCAGGCGGAAATCGAGTCCTACCAGAACCTGATCACGGAAATAAGGAAGTCTTTTGCTTCCGTCAGAATAAAACATGTCGTCGATCCCAGTCTGGTCAGGTTGGATAAGGATAGTCCACTGTCATTAGGAAACGTCATTATAGAGGAAAAACCAGAACAGCTCCCAAAAGGAATAAGTACC ATGAGGCCTTTGTGCGAATGTGACGTGAAGGAGGTAGGCAAGTTCAGCATCAAGTGTCCATCAGATGGACGCGATTGTCCTGCAACTGGTATTGTTTACTTACCTGATGATCATATCGTTGTTTCAGAttacaacaataaaaatataaagttgTTTACAGCTTCAGGGAAATGTTTGGATGAGATGAAGGTTCCAGGACACCCGTATGATATGTGTTGTATAGATGATGACACTGTAGCGGTCACTATCGACAATTCTGACATACACATAATCAAAGTGAACCATGCAAAACTAACTTCGTCTTCCAAAATAAAACTTTCTAACGGAACATACCCATATGGTATCACTTACTCAAATGAGGCGTTTACTGTGAGTACTCCGACCGATGTGTATAGAGTCGGTAAGGATGGGGTTTCGAACAAAATTGCTTCCTATCCAAACAACTGCTGTCATCTTGCGTACGACCCAAGGACAGGACACATATATGGAGGTCAATGGACATCCGAGGATGGTGATGTAGCTGTATACAGACTGTCAGACAGTAAACTTACAAGCATATCAAAAGTTGGTTTGCTGAAGTACGTGTTTGGTGTAGACGTCGACAGGGACGGCAATGTGTACGTGTGTGGGAGGACGTCCAATAACGTGGTACAGATGTCAGGTGACGGTACAAACGTCAGAGAGCTGCTGACGTCATCAGACGGTGTAGACAAACCGAAGGCGATATCTCTTTTTGGGAACAAATTCGTGGTTACAAACCAATCATCACAAAATCGTAATGAAGTGCGAGTGTTTGAACTTTAC AGATCGAGAAATGATGGCGTTAAAACAATATTGATGTATCAGAGAGGCTCCTGTATACACGCCATCAAATATCAACACTCAAAATTAACTATgtcttcaaaaataaaactttcCAGCGGTAAAATCCCATTTGGTCTTACTTACTCAAATGAGGCGTTACTGTGA